In the genome of Blastopirellula marina, one region contains:
- a CDS encoding FAD:protein FMN transferase, whose product MTSEEEKRTSRRNFLRGKLASPPDTEAVEGASNEATSAETRPDGAYLVQLARQAMACQFEVYLNAAGPGTEAEGAVAALDLVNDLEQQLSAYRPESEICQLARTAYLGPVVVEPRLFQLLELSLQLHRDTHGAFDITAGPLTKVWGFFDREGKVPQEDDLVEAMRLVGSNQIELDSDKRTLRLAKEGVELNLGSIGKGYALDRCQEVLLDWDVEDFLIHGGTSSVLAHGERRDGARQDGWEVGVPDPLRPDRRIGTVYLKNESLGTSGAAFQAFFHQGKKYGHVLDPRSGRPSTKVLSSTVISPTAALADALATACYVMGPEETEAFLESYPNVSVLLVVEGKRRGSVETIMLGGMSERLLRV is encoded by the coding sequence GTGACGTCTGAAGAGGAAAAACGGACCAGCCGCCGAAATTTTCTACGAGGAAAGCTGGCTTCGCCACCCGATACCGAAGCAGTGGAAGGGGCTTCAAACGAAGCAACTTCGGCTGAGACTCGACCAGATGGGGCTTACCTGGTCCAGCTGGCTCGGCAAGCGATGGCCTGTCAGTTTGAAGTGTATTTGAACGCCGCTGGCCCAGGGACAGAGGCGGAAGGGGCCGTCGCGGCTCTCGACCTTGTGAACGACCTGGAACAACAGCTTTCCGCCTATCGTCCCGAGAGCGAGATTTGCCAACTGGCGAGAACGGCTTACTTGGGACCGGTCGTGGTTGAGCCGAGACTCTTTCAGTTGCTCGAGTTGTCGCTTCAACTGCATCGCGATACCCATGGCGCGTTCGATATAACCGCCGGCCCGTTAACGAAAGTGTGGGGCTTCTTCGATCGCGAGGGGAAAGTGCCCCAAGAGGACGACTTGGTCGAAGCAATGCGACTCGTTGGAAGTAACCAGATCGAATTGGATTCGGATAAGCGAACCCTTCGATTGGCGAAAGAAGGTGTCGAGCTGAACCTGGGAAGCATCGGCAAAGGGTACGCGCTCGATCGATGTCAGGAAGTGCTCCTCGACTGGGATGTGGAGGACTTCTTGATTCATGGAGGAACGAGCAGCGTGTTGGCTCACGGAGAGCGTCGTGATGGCGCTCGCCAAGATGGATGGGAAGTCGGTGTGCCAGATCCACTTCGACCCGATCGCCGGATCGGAACCGTTTATCTGAAAAACGAGTCTCTAGGAACTTCAGGAGCGGCGTTCCAGGCTTTCTTTCATCAAGGGAAGAAATACGGTCATGTGCTCGATCCACGCAGTGGCCGCCCGTCGACCAAAGTCCTCTCGTCGACAGTCATTTCGCCGACTGCCGCATTAGCGGATGCGCTCGCGACTGCGTGTTATGTCATGGGACCGGAAGAAACCGAGGCGTTCTTAGAAAGCTACCCCAATGTGTCGGTGCTGTTAGTGGTAGAAGGTAAACGGCGTGGTTCGGTCGAAACGATCATGCTTGGTGGCATGTCCGAACGTTTGCTCCGCGTTTAG
- a CDS encoding cytochrome c: MRQMGLVIAFSILGICMASSAARAQDAQPRAKHRTFDEATTSIIFFKDVFAEALQGERPAALSENTQAPTGGSPGSMGGGGTPAPNNAGGSSEWAKIISPTTIQDEVKRLNSQLLDTVQNVRKFNGGGFEDARRDYTELAMLFAIISKYNGDVRWKEDALVARDLFARAGFNSKVGTDNSFKEAKSRSRDLEELVRGTSIPVPDGPEADPQATWDAIADRPPLMQRLEIAFDQRVKKMTANESEFQSNIEDILHEAEIIAAIGHAMQKEGFEYYDDEDYVGYCQQMQDAALAVVQAVKDNNADAARKAAGDVGQACSACHESYR, encoded by the coding sequence ATGCGACAAATGGGTCTGGTAATCGCTTTTAGTATTCTTGGTATTTGCATGGCCAGTTCCGCCGCACGAGCCCAAGATGCTCAGCCACGCGCCAAACATCGCACCTTCGACGAAGCGACCACCAGTATCATTTTCTTTAAAGACGTGTTTGCGGAAGCCTTACAAGGCGAACGCCCGGCAGCACTCAGCGAAAATACCCAAGCCCCTACCGGTGGAAGCCCTGGTTCCATGGGTGGTGGAGGAACACCTGCCCCGAATAATGCCGGTGGTTCGTCTGAATGGGCCAAAATCATCTCCCCAACGACAATTCAAGACGAAGTGAAGCGATTAAATTCGCAGTTGCTGGACACCGTCCAGAATGTTCGCAAGTTTAATGGCGGTGGCTTCGAAGATGCTCGTCGTGATTACACCGAGCTGGCTATGCTGTTCGCGATTATCTCAAAGTACAACGGCGATGTCCGCTGGAAAGAAGACGCCTTGGTAGCTCGCGACCTGTTCGCACGAGCGGGTTTTAATTCGAAAGTCGGAACGGACAATTCCTTCAAGGAAGCCAAGAGCCGTTCGCGTGATCTGGAGGAATTAGTCCGCGGCACATCAATTCCGGTGCCAGATGGTCCCGAGGCCGATCCGCAGGCGACCTGGGACGCGATCGCCGATCGTCCGCCTCTTATGCAGCGTCTGGAAATCGCTTTCGATCAGCGCGTAAAAAAGATGACCGCAAACGAAAGTGAATTTCAATCCAACATCGAAGACATTCTTCACGAGGCTGAAATCATCGCAGCAATCGGTCATGCAATGCAGAAGGAAGGCTTCGAATACTACGACGACGAAGACTATGTGGGTTACTGCCAGCAAATGCAAGATGCGGCTCTCGCCGTCGTGCAAGCGGTAAAAGATAATAACGCGGACGCGGCCCGTAAAGCGGCCGGTGATGTCGGTCAGGCCTGCAGTGCCTGTCACGAAAGCTACCGTTAA
- a CDS encoding DUF1598 domain-containing protein: protein MLTLIRAGIVANVVFALLFTSIHPATALGEDPSPQQDPIGKINSFSLHGEFTRAFDEIKHLETNAQRDDAHATIARAQLRYGLVRSSVETASYIEDDNTRSQLLTEASAARSEPISPRGGGVQPDFDSLIELITTTVEPDSWEDLGGPGSIAPFATGVYVDSQGTLQRVTKLSNNSLLSSVHDASKIASLNRDVSATSSLRKVSLTRLEKEAQLRWALGKPPTDEMLNMAGIYEIKYVLVYPEEGEIVIAGPAGPWQQNPEGRVVNQVTTHPVLQLDDFVVLLRNAITDKGRFGCAIVPRQDGLKNAQEYLNATSAKPLHPRQRDAWLEGLRDAVGKQDIDVHGIDPDTHVGQIIVEADYHMKRIGMGLEDGTAGVPSYLEMVTIPPGGSAPPMDVLRWWFTQNYQAINATQEKNAFELQGPGVQVLCENEMLDAQGGRIHTNTASTLNATFARNFTQHYDALSTKYPIYAEMKNIFDLAIVCSLIEKERLADQANWSITHFSPKGGYTVETSPAPKDVESIMNMRVIDRKHIIAGVSGGVSFDASKFVKDENIVVDSYGLMSANRVESRVPQTIEHHGWWWD from the coding sequence ATGCTCACCCTTATCCGGGCAGGGATTGTGGCGAACGTCGTGTTCGCTTTGCTTTTCACCTCGATCCATCCAGCAACCGCCCTGGGCGAAGATCCGTCTCCGCAGCAAGATCCGATCGGAAAAATCAATTCATTCAGCCTCCACGGCGAATTTACACGGGCGTTCGACGAGATCAAGCATCTCGAAACCAACGCGCAGCGTGACGATGCCCACGCAACGATCGCACGGGCTCAATTACGGTACGGACTCGTACGCTCCTCGGTCGAAACCGCTTCCTACATCGAGGACGACAACACCCGTTCGCAACTGCTAACCGAAGCTTCAGCGGCCCGGTCGGAACCGATATCCCCGCGTGGGGGTGGTGTGCAGCCCGACTTCGATTCGCTGATTGAGTTGATCACCACGACGGTTGAACCTGATAGCTGGGAAGACCTGGGCGGTCCTGGCTCAATCGCTCCCTTTGCCACCGGTGTTTATGTCGACTCGCAAGGAACGCTGCAACGCGTCACGAAGCTATCGAACAACTCGCTTTTATCGAGCGTCCACGATGCCTCGAAGATCGCATCGCTAAATCGTGATGTATCGGCGACGTCCTCGCTCAGAAAAGTTTCGCTTACTCGACTCGAGAAAGAAGCACAGCTTCGTTGGGCACTGGGGAAACCGCCAACCGACGAGATGCTGAACATGGCCGGGATCTACGAGATCAAATACGTTCTCGTTTATCCCGAAGAAGGCGAGATCGTTATCGCAGGTCCCGCGGGTCCTTGGCAGCAAAACCCTGAAGGCCGTGTCGTCAATCAAGTTACTACACATCCAGTACTGCAGCTTGATGACTTTGTCGTCCTGCTACGAAACGCCATCACGGATAAAGGACGCTTTGGTTGTGCGATCGTGCCAAGACAAGACGGTCTGAAAAACGCACAAGAGTATCTTAACGCGACTTCGGCCAAACCCCTGCATCCACGACAACGGGATGCTTGGCTGGAAGGACTTCGCGATGCCGTTGGCAAGCAAGATATCGACGTTCACGGAATCGATCCCGATACCCACGTGGGCCAAATCATCGTGGAAGCCGACTACCACATGAAGCGGATCGGCATGGGTCTCGAAGATGGCACGGCCGGTGTTCCCAGCTATTTGGAAATGGTAACCATTCCGCCAGGTGGCAGCGCTCCACCGATGGACGTTCTACGGTGGTGGTTTACGCAAAACTACCAAGCGATCAATGCGACGCAGGAAAAGAATGCATTCGAGTTGCAGGGACCTGGAGTTCAGGTGCTTTGCGAGAACGAAATGCTGGACGCTCAAGGTGGACGAATCCACACCAACACCGCCAGTACGCTAAACGCCACGTTCGCTCGGAATTTCACGCAGCACTATGATGCACTTTCCACAAAGTACCCGATCTATGCCGAGATGAAAAACATCTTTGATCTAGCGATCGTCTGTTCGCTAATCGAGAAAGAGCGTCTCGCCGATCAAGCGAATTGGAGCATCACGCACTTTTCTCCCAAGGGTGGATACACGGTTGAGACCTCCCCTGCCCCGAAAGATGTCGAGTCGATCATGAACATGCGAGTCATCGATCGTAAGCACATCATTGCCGGCGTGAGTGGCGGCGTGAGCTTCGATGCCTCGAAGTTTGTGAAGGATGAGAACATCGTTGTCGATAGCTACGGACTTATGTCCGCCAATCGCGTTGAAAGCCGTGTACCGCAGACCATCGAACATCACGGCTGGTGGTGGGACTAA
- a CDS encoding ATP-dependent Clp protease proteolytic subunit, which produces MTKKSSPAKSSSGEQDEESPLEIVISGEFGESCTEIYEKLLEVPPEGECTLYFDSPGGSSYAAIGLVSLIRLRKIQATGIVIGECSSAAIWPFAACKKRYVTPWSVMLFHPMRWQSDENIPVTEAAEWVRHYHHLNSEMDSMLASLFQTQSEIIAQWTHPGRFVTGAELAATGLAELIELF; this is translated from the coding sequence ATGACGAAGAAATCGTCACCGGCGAAATCGTCCTCAGGCGAGCAAGACGAGGAATCGCCGTTAGAGATTGTTATTTCGGGCGAATTTGGTGAGTCGTGCACCGAGATCTACGAGAAGCTGTTGGAAGTGCCACCGGAAGGGGAGTGTACGCTTTATTTCGATTCACCTGGCGGAAGTTCCTACGCAGCGATCGGCTTGGTAAGTCTGATTCGGCTCCGCAAGATTCAGGCAACCGGAATCGTGATCGGGGAATGTTCTTCTGCGGCAATCTGGCCGTTTGCTGCGTGTAAGAAGCGATACGTTACCCCCTGGAGCGTGATGCTGTTTCATCCCATGCGATGGCAAAGCGACGAAAACATTCCCGTTACCGAGGCGGCCGAATGGGTTCGGCACTACCATCATTTGAACTCCGAAATGGATTCAATGTTGGCGAGCCTTTTTCAAACCCAGTCAGAAATCATCGCTCAGTGGACGCATCCTGGCCGATTTGTGACCGGTGCCGAACTAGCCGCGACTGGTCTGGCCGAGTTAATCGAGCTTTTCTGA
- a CDS encoding Hpt domain-containing protein yields the protein MTITDRQALIYSDFGDDEDLAELVEMFVDEIPDRVQSMLDAAEASDWEQLGRIAHQMKGAAGSYGYGEVTNVAAVLEHACRNNASAETIQRALQELVTMCLRMRAGTPD from the coding sequence ATGACGATTACTGATCGCCAAGCACTGATTTACTCTGACTTCGGAGACGACGAGGACTTGGCAGAACTGGTTGAGATGTTTGTGGACGAGATTCCCGATCGCGTTCAATCCATGTTAGATGCAGCGGAAGCCTCGGACTGGGAACAGCTTGGCCGGATCGCCCACCAAATGAAGGGTGCCGCAGGAAGCTATGGATACGGCGAAGTGACGAACGTTGCTGCCGTTCTCGAGCATGCTTGCCGTAACAATGCCTCGGCGGAAACGATTCAGCGAGCCCTACAGGAATTGGTGACCATGTGCTTGCGGATGCGGGCTGGCACGCCTGACTAG